The following nucleotide sequence is from Thalassophryne amazonica unplaced genomic scaffold, fThaAma1.1, whole genome shotgun sequence.
CTGTtgcagtgtctcctccaggcCCGGCAACTGACTGCTGTCTAGAGTGCAGATGTTACAAGAGGCCAGCTTGGCTTTCTCAGAAGGCTGTCCCCCACCTAGTTGGTCTAGAATCAGCCTGCTCAGGACATTGAGAATGTGGGACTGGTAACTTCGCAGACCTGGAGCTTGGAAGGCATGTAGCAGAGGTACTACCACTGATCGAGGATCCATACAACAGCAGATTCCAACAGTTTGCACCCCAGCCAGTACCTGCAAAATAGCTGCTCCATTTGGAGACAGGCGCTGCAGTAGCCGCAGACACTGGTGGGCACAAGCAGCCAGACAACAGCAGCGCTCTGGATAATGCACGTCACTCTCCATTCCTTCATTGCCATCTGCATCCTCTTCAAAGGGATTGCGCCTCGCAGTTTGCTTGAAAGCAGAAACTGGTAAACCAGACAGGTCTCTATGGTGATGCAGGAAATGAGAATATTCACAGCGACGATGACGTCTCCTGGCACACACAGACTGGTGTAGCTGTTCTGACTTTGCTTTCTTAACAGCACTAATAATTTTGAAGACCCCTGCAATAAGACCTCGTAGCCTCTCTGAAGCCTCACTTCCTATTTCAGAATCTTTGGCCCTGCCCAGTCCCTCCAGCCGCAGTACTGTGATCTCAAACAGTTCTAGACCACGATGTTGAATAAATTCATGGACAAGTTCCAGAGCCTGGTTAAAGAAGAAAGGGTTGGGTGTGGAGGTCTGCAGACAACCCAGCAGCACTTGTACTACTCCCTCCAAAAGCTCTGGCAGCAGTAGCACTCTATGGCGATTTCGGGAAAATGAGAAGTCATCTTGAATCTCCTGCAAGGTTTTCTTTGGCCGAGGAGCAAACAGGTTCATCTGCCTATCCAAACAGCTGCGAATTTTGAGGGTGGCTCGGAGCAAGTCTATCAGACTGCGTCTCAGAGTATCTGGAAGGGTTTCATTTTGACTCACATCCACAGACATCAGGTGCAAAATTGTGCGTAGAAGCATCCTCTGGACAAGGGCGATTGGTTCCTCTGTCCAACCTCCAGCCAGCTCTTCTGCTCCTGTTCCACCTCCACCACCTGGACCACAGCACTCTCCAAATTCAGTCAAGATCTCAGTGAGTGTTGGTACAACACTGACTGCCAGGCCAGGGTTGTGGTTAATGCTCATGTCAAACTTACAAACCTTCTCCAGTAGAGAAAGTAAAACATAACAGAGATCAAAGGGTGAATTCTCCATCCGGTTGAAAACTGATATTGCAGCTGGATCTGTCAGAGTTTCAGGGTCTGATTTGTGAGAGGCAGTGGATCTGGGATGAGGATATGGTGCACTCATGGTTCCTGTGGATTTTGTGGTGGATGATTTCTGTGAGACCTCTGAACGATAATGCTGATAGTTTACTCGGATGCTGGAGCCATGTGCTCTCTTGATCCTAGCACCACCAGAGCCTGAGGCTGCTTTATCTTCTGAGTTGGGATCTGAATCTGAGGTAGAAAGCTGGGATTTGCGAGCATTCCTCACAGAGTATCTCTGGACTGTCCTGCGTGACCTCCTTGACTTCCAAGGGTCACTGCCGACACATGGTCTCTTGCCGGAGTTCTGTTCATCTGACCTGATCTTCAGTCCTGTTCCAGGGGAGACATCCTTCACTTCCCGGGTGAGAAATACTTCCAGTAGAGATGGCAAGATGAAGACTGTTAACATACAAAACATTGTCAGCTTTATGACCTCCACCAAAGAAGTACCTGTTTGTGCCTATGTCAGTTTCCTTGCTTAAGTCAATTACATTCAGGGGCATGCCTTAGTAAAGGAGCAAATCCGAGATTTTTTTCTTGAAATTATGGACGTATACATACTGTAGATATACAATTGGGCACCAATTCACATAAAATGAAAACTAGGGCTGTGCCATAATCATAGGGTCTACAATAATATCTGTATAGATTTTTATGTGATGAAAGAAACAGATAATATAATGCAATGcataaatacccttggccgtaagAGCATAAAATAGGAACCAACATGTGacgttttgacctcttaaaatgggtcacggttaaccatctttgaatttgtccaaggtctgtgtcccaagaatgttccctgtgaatttgaagaccctggcagtaataggactggacttatgctgagcacagatggacagacagacagagacggaCGGACAGCCGCaaggtcttcacaatacccgatggccatattttggtaaTAAATAAGTGCCATATCGCAATATAAATAGCTGGATTTTTGTTACAAATTAGGTGAGTTGGCCTGTCAACCTCACATATTTTTGAGCATCTGAGACATGTAGACAGACACAGAGTTGACTATAATAACTACTCTTCAGGGAAATGGGGTAAGAGCAATTAAAATAGAAACTTTAAATTCTGTAGGTGTGCCTGTGGGTGTGaacgtgtttgtctatatgtggccctgtgacacactggtgtcctgtccagggtgtaccctgcctcacgctctatgactgttgggataggctccagccccccacgacccttaattggacttcaGTTGGAGATGAGTGACACTGTGACACTATCACCACCAAATAAAGCATTTCAGGACTACATATTAAAATTTTTTTTGTGCTCTTAGTTATCATAAAATTAAACAATAATTCTCACTCTTAAATACGCCCTTATGGAAGCCACCAATACTCCTCAAGGAGATGCTTAGTTCTTGGAATCTCACACATGAATGTGACATAGTCCTTGCTGGCTGTTATTTATTGTTCATGTAAGAAAACACAAAAACCTGCTCATGGTTTCTTGAATGTAAAATGCCGCATTGTATTGTGTATGCATCAGAGTCGGGAATCAGAGCAGCCTTTCTTGCTGTAGCGCTTGTCTATTTATTCCAACGACTTATCTTGCAACTCAAGTAATTAATGCACCTGACAATCTGGAAATAGCATGAAGTGTCAGATGTGTTATATCCTAGGACACACAGGGTCTGACACCATTAAATATAATCCTCTAATTGCATTTCTTACCTCCATACCTGGAGTGAAGTGAGAGGcgagtttttcttttgtttcattttCTTTAGATGAGGACACACCTGCTGCCATCACATGGGGCTGCCTGCATTTCTGCTGTATACATTCATGCGTTATTCCACGCTGTCTCCTCTTCTGTGAGCAAATTttattttgactgtgtgtgtgtgtgtgtgtgtgtgtgtgtgtctgtgcgcgcatgtgtgtgagacagagaaaATGGAAAGATGTAAAAGCACTGCACAAATGTAGCCCACACCATTTAATGCAGCacacaaagaaaaatgtttaaagaacTGTTTCATCAGAACTcgcagaccatgagaaagaaacTTTGTTCCGAGTTGATAATGTAGGAAGCCCAGTACaacagtgtgggttttcaattaaaCAAATGCTCATTTCACATGTGCATCATAGACACTGTACCAGTTAAAAGTAATAAGCAGACATTACAGTGCTTTCACATCAACAACTATCAGAGTGGCAGAGCTATTCGATTAATCAATTCCTCCATTAAGTCACTTAGTGAAGAAAAATACCAAGATTTAATTGTTTCCAGCTTCTGAAATGTGATGGTAGGACAAAAATTCAGCAcctctttattgtcattattctCTGGAATGCTGGAGAGTTTATATTCATCATTTTTGTCAATAATTTTATAAGAAGTTACATGCAGTCCAACAACCCAGTAAACCTAATGCTTAAATGCTGCTTAACCTTTGTGATTAAAGGATTCTAAAAACTCAAATACAAATTGAAATGCAGTCTGCAGTTGTGGGTGGACTGAGGTGTGGCTTGTTAGTGGAATGAATAAATAACATAGAAATTGTTGTAGTTACAGACCTGGTGCTTTTTCCTCTTGCACAGGAATCTTCCagaccagcggtagcagagacagcAGTAACGTGAGCAGCTCCTCGCGACAAGTCAGCTCCTGAGTATGCAACAATTCACATGGAGGTTAcctaggtttttttttctttgtaacaTCAAGACATTCCCACTGCAATACACAAACACAGATTCAAGACGTAAGACATATCCCTTTGATTTTCAATACTACACTAAAGTCATTTTGAGTTGTCTACTGATTTTAGTAGACAAGCTTTCTAATTTTCTTTGGGTGGGTAATGGCTCTGGCGCAGTCTCCTGTGCAAACTCCTGTGCAGCtcaaggagctgtgtgtgtgcgtaATGTAGCATCTACATGACAGCATTTACTTCCAAGACCTTGGGGATCTCATCAGAACATTCCTCACAGCAGAGAGACAACCAATTCCTTTAGGTGCTAATTAATAACATTCAACCTATTCCTTCACGCGTGACTTAAAAATAAACAGCTTGGTGGTGTTTTAAGACTGTCAAAACAAGCATGGTGGGGGGGGCGGGGGTGGAAGCTGCTTTAGGATGTCTGCCATTTTTTTTAATCCCACTAAAAGGgaatattagttttttttttctcatgtccATTATACCTTcactcattgatttttttttttttatcttagttGACAACAGGCTTCTCTCTTCAGTATCTGCCCATAAATACCATGTTATGGTTATTTTTGACCATGCCCCATCCTCTGTAATTGCACAGTTTAACTTTATCAGTAATCTCTCACCTTGGTGTCTCAATTCTCATCTAGTCTCAAGTgatgcccctttcacaccggggccacCGTAGAGTTGCGTACTGCGACATACTGACTACGCTGAGTTTTTTctcccctacgcagcagtatgctgagggctacgCGAGGTGGACGCACTGAACTCAGAAAATATGTAGgttttaagcaagtctacacaacactacgctactgtatgtaaatctacacaacactgtgctacagtacaccaagcctccgcaaTTCTACACAACCCTACGCCAGGGCAAAAAAatccttttatcagtacatacctagaTTGCTTTCACCACcaagttctctcaagattgtggcaagttaaataa
It contains:
- the LOC117506259 gene encoding lysosomal-trafficking regulator-like, which produces MSGASNTLAREFLTDVHQLCSAVAQRAEAPEEDEEETHMVALGEYLVRGRGFLLLSTLDSIIDQELTCREELLTLLLSLLPLVWKIPVQEEKAPVFILPSLLEVFLTREVKDVSPGTGLKIRSDEQNSGKRPCVGSDPWKSRRSRRTVQRYSVRNARKSQLSTSDSDPNSEDKAASGSGGARIKRAHGSSIRVNYQHYRSEVSQKSSTTKSTGTMSAPYPHPRSTASHKSDPETLTDPAAISVFNRMENSPFDLCYVLLSLLEKVCKFDMSINHNPGLAVSVVPTLTEILTEFGECCGPGGGGGTGAEELAGGWTEEPIALVQRMLLRTILHLMSVDVSQNETLPDTLRRSLIDLLRATLKIRSCLDRQMNLFAPRPKKTLQEIQDDFSFSRNRHRVLLLPELLEGVVQVLLGCLQTSTPNPFFFNQALELVHEFIQHRGLELFEITVLRLEGLGRAKDSEIGSEASERLRGLIAGVFKIISAVKKAKSEQLHQSVCARRRHRRCEYSHFLHHHRDLSGLPVSAFKQTARRNPFEEDADGNEGMESDVHYPERCCCLAACAHQCLRLLQRLSPNGAAILQVLAGVQTVGICCCMDPRSVVVPLLHAFQAPGLRSYQSHILNVLSRLILDQLGGGQPSEKAKLASCNICTLDSSQLPGLEETLQQREPSAISGLCYRSQGILPSGGGTEDMLWKWNALEAYQGLVFGEDWQLSQQIASHVCHLTLRGNVIIQWQVYTHIFNPVLQRGVEVVHHAQQLGVSTVCSQVCGYHGQCMPVEVLLVYLQTLSVLLKSR